The Apis cerana isolate GH-2021 linkage group LG16, AcerK_1.0, whole genome shotgun sequence genome segment ttgtataataatcgttaggaattaatgtaaaaattagttTCACATATACACAATTTTATAGGAACTTAATATGAAGGATAAGGAATTATGGAATTCCAAATATTTCGcatttatttacttactttCTTCTCACGTAACGTTTCCAAAGGCAATTGAGAAATACTCCCACATATATgagattatatacatatgaaacTGGATTATTGAAGTGAATTCGTATCCATAtaattgttcaaataaaatttttgttctattttttatttgtcatgtttattttaaataacaatatttgaagaataagttatcttaatattttatgcccagatattttttatttgatttcattataaaaagatgaacaagaatattttattgttgataTAAATGTAGAGATCGGAGATTTCGACGAACACACGAGCAGAAAGGAAGGATAAAATTACCTAGAATTTCATTATGGTTAAGCAAACGTCATTCGTCGTGATGCAGCAGTAGACTACATCGAAgatgaattattcatttcacGTGGCCAATGGAAGCAGTCGCCGATTTcgagaaagatttttaaagcATCTCCAATATTAAACGCGCAGATACTAACTCATATTCTTCATTCGCCgaatttaatctcaatttGCAAAGTTtccatatttaatatcatcatcaaggttgttaatttttttttttaatcttcatttctgaatattttcaaagaaattattttttctgaattaaaatcttttaattcgatcaaaaccttaataaatttcagaatttttcagattttttgagaatcgaataaatattaaaatattaaaaaaaagaattgttagAGACATGAATGAATCTGATTGTTTGTACAAAAAATTGCTCGCTAAAAAAAGCATAAGATTAagcattgttattttttatttttctttttttaatcgtaaatttttaaaaatatttcgaagcaGAAATGCGCAGAAATCGAAATCTCAATCTTGAATTCATCGAATTTAGTTacagtttgaaaaatatttaatggaatttcgCCATCAAGACTTTCAtggtatttattttcatcttagTTTTtgatttcactttttttccatttcacgACAAGAATCTAAAAAACACGACGAAATGGCATCAAGGTCGATTGATCATTAAAACCGACAAGAGAGTAAATTAATATGAGAGATTTTATAACTGGTTTTTAATACGTTAGTTGACTAAAATTTGAAGGATGAAAAAGGATACGGAAAAAAGCCTAAAAGTCGAggttgttatatttttaccattgtaacatgattattatttttttccttttaaaattcacttttaaaattatattaaatataaataactttgaatACTTGATGAACAACTCAAAGCATCATAATCTTCATAGTTATAATGAATTCGTTTtaaggaaattaaataatattccatttttaaagaaaaataaaaacagaatgaatatatttccatAACCCTCTatctataatcataaattttatataaatttctagaattgaaataaaataaagaatattaaatcaataatattaaattaaaaaaaataaattaatatcttaaaaaaattattatataatttgtgataggatgataataataaataacagtacaaaaaatacatacacaacgttacatttattatgatatttatatattaatcaattaaataataaagtaaattcatattatttattaatctttccaCGTAATTGACACGAAAAtttgatatgatataaaatatgagatataaaacgtaataaaaagatcaaattttattaaaattttgcagtatctttttttatattcaatttctattaatcGAATCTAATGCTGATGGAATCTGTATCTACAATATCTTTTTCAGATCAGAGAACAACGAATTGGTTTATGATGAGTTCACCATTTCCTACTCTGTTTATCTGCTTGAGCTACGTATATGGTGTAAAAGTTTTAGGGCCAAAGCTGATGGAGAATAGGAAaccatttcaattaaaaaatgtccTAATAGTTTATAATCTATTCCAAATGGTGTTCTCAGCGTGGCTTTTCTACGAGGTAAGGTTCCTGCTTCGAccttttctccctccctccctccctccctgctttcttttctttcttctatttttacacttttttcaatatatctgttatattgaatattacttACGTCTTACGAAagttttttctcgattttaaaATGTGTTGCATGCTTTGAAATGCCACTTGTATATAAGCacgtacgaataaaattttgctcgtATATCGGAATGTTAGACGAGGAATCATGAAATGAAGGTTTCATGTGTTGTATCATGAATGATTTCTGCAAGAACATCGAATGTCCGGGTTTGACCACCGAGTTCGAAATCACGCGTGATCAATGgcatcaatttaatttataattgaaccAGAATTTAGAAACCAATTGATCAGCACTAtcatgaaattaattacaatagtGTCTGATTATATATAGCCAGGCTTAGCCATGTATTATAAAGAAGTTATGAATTGAAGCTTTGACTTGTCAGAATTGGCGTTATTTCACTTCAGTTGCTGCATCAAGGCTAAAAGTGAGAAATAAGTAATGCGAAATAATGGAATATGAGgtaagtataataattgtgCAAAGtcggattattttttaataattaaaattaacagaggtacaaaattatgtttgatattattttaacagcAAATCTTCGATTAAGgctattttgaattaatataatatgggaaatattaaaaaattatattttctttattttgataattcaagtttaataattattaattaaatttcgatgcaaattataaacaatgacTGATATCTCTCtcgaattttatgattttagaaattaacgagaatatttttagctACATAACCAGACAAATTTATGATCATATATGCAGACACTACTGTAtttgttttctaaatatttaaatactgtAAATCGTAATACATTGtggtatgaaaatttaaaatttctcaaaatgtGAAGTTGatcaatttagaaataatcgcgtttaaatttttatgtttttttttttccaatatacaTCTTCTGCAAAAGgtttattatatgcaaaataagtttttatttcaattttgaattttagaaattacttCTAATTTCTATCATAACATcaaagaaatgattattttctgttaataataaacaatagaaCATAcggatttatcgatttattatcgtttcgtTATTGGATTAATAGATGCAAGAGGAGGACAGATGCGAATCTACGttcttattaaacaaatatgatccaaaaatttataataaatcgctTGCTTTGCACGATACGAGGCAGAATTACACGTAATTCAAAacgtaacaaattattaaaaaatagatatgccCTCCTCTTCTTACTGCTCGATTAATTTTGCTTGGAAGATACCTttggaaaaatgatatttcgtatttatttcataaagatatatatacatatatatatatttcgaactcGATCGGTTTAATTTCCTATTAacgcagaaaaaaaaaggtgcaagataaaacattaattgtgtaaccgaaaaaaaaacagagtCTGATGGGCGGATGGTGGGGCCATTATAGTTTCCATTGCCAACCTGTGGACTATAGCGACAATCCAATCGCGATAAGGGTAAGTTTTGGTATTTATAGTTTCCTCGGCAGATGGATCATTGGACCGCCATTTCAACGAGACGGACCTCAACAAAtgctaaattttattctttaacgaTTTTTATATGCGTATACGTATAAGtgtaaaacaaagaaataaagttatgtgactattttttaattttctaagtagaaaaaaaattaattgcttttaattGTCCAGATTTAGtgtgtaaaaataatcgtttttctaaatttaaagtatcttgaatttctttcttggattctggaaaataatttgacaacTTACACCGTTatgattctaatttatattacgtgTATGATTAATTGATTGCCAACAATGGTTGGTTTGTttgattatgaattaaaattaatacagtAACAACGTATACGCATATTTCGACGATTAGAAGTACATTTTTAAGGGTCATGGATTgtagaaattgaagaatttgtGCTATGATGCAAATTATCTTATGCTTTGTAGGCAGCCAACCAAGGGAGGAAACCGCCTTTGAAGGAAGAGTAAATTATACTATTCCGCttgttgcttttttttatctttattttcatatctttatataaggtattacatatatttctggaatatatttcttgaaaatcgattctagagatcaaaacgaatataaaaatttaatatacaaaaattttgattatttatttttttaaacttacaatttttataacttacaaATAATCGAAGTTGGATAAAATGAGATAAGATAGAGACAACTTTATCTTCTTCGTCACATTGCCTCTATCTTgctaatgtaaaaatttaaaaatcgtttataacttaattaataaattattttttgtatttattttaatgtctGGGAATCGATGTTCCAAAAATATcccacaaatatatttattttggtaCATGTCTCTTCCTTTCCCTCATCGCACACAATCACATCCTTCATTTGTgctaatgaaatatatgtataatttagcATGTTTGCATGCACAAAGATATcactattttcaaattttttttttttttccatcaaatCCATCGATATCGAGAGTTCAATCGGTAAACGATTTACACGAGCTCGATATCCAGGTGAATTAATCACTTTGATTCTAAGGAGAAAATCTTTTGGggggaaaaagattaaaaaaaaagaaaaaaaaaaacaaataaaaataggtaagaatattatattggaGTTGCAACAGGTGCATTAAAGGATAACTTCACGGAatacttttaatcttttgtcTTAACCGCACACGATCgtccaattattttatcacaacATTTAGCACGATTAGTTTTTCTTATGAGAATTATGCACATGCGCACGCCCCCTTTCTTTTCTGCgcctttctctttcgtttatttattcttttcattgatCGGAGAATGGCCTCTGGGCGGTTGTGGTTGCAGATAGGAATGTCCGGATGGCTGACTGGCGACTATTCTCTAAGGTGCCAACCCGTAGACTACAGTGATCGACCCCAAGTACTAAGGGTGGGTGAAATTCCCCATTAACACGCAAAAATTACACTAAATACAGTCTCTGCATTCTATTAACTGCACACGATTAAActgaatgaattatttattattacaggattaggaagaaaattttaattgaggcattaaaaaaaaaaagaatgtttctAAGagcaaatgttatatatatatatattttaaaaatattatttcgttgaATAATACTTGAATCGAATAttacttgaaaatattatttttaggatCGTTCTTAGTGGGGGATACAAAAGGTGCGGCCCCTAGACTAgagataaatatcgatatatcaataatatagttaagttatcgaataaaaattattgaataaaaataattaaaattcaaaataaatttcaaaacagaaatttcatttttagcttataattataagcttttcatatatttttatattatataatgtacgatttcgatattttattataaaatatgctaaggtaaaaattatttattcgaaatattattttcttacatttcaatcaaatatttgtttataaaattagtacTTAGagaaattagttttaaaatttatatttaaagtgctatttcttttacataagtagtaaatattcaagaaaaaaaactttattttcgttttatattactctaagaaataaaaatattcgtttctattttcatctatttttcgcaattttataatattaaaattatataacgatattaagaaaattttggaaagaattcgataatataaatttgaaaaaaatgaaaaagatttctgAAATGGACAAAtagcgataaatatttttatttcttaaggGAAAATTctgcgaataaatttttttttcgaataatatttataatatcaaagaaatagtTTCCCAATCGAAAAATCAGATTTcaactataatttaaaataaaataattattaaaatttgaagatataaaaatatttcaaaattctaaatttaaaaatttgtttaattcataaatttaatgattcaaatgttatatatatttcgaatataatcattcaatgtattttttaacattgcctttatgagaatttttctaacaaatttctgggatgattgaaaatttttatattttcttttctattagtagtttctattctattagtattactctatttctatttattttttaacattatgcCACATGCCTATATGCCACTAAATTTCCTGtagtatttgaaaatattgtagtTAATTTGAACTAACATACTTTGAAACAAATGCTTCGTGCAATTAATGCCATTTAACAAGTAGAaaacaaagatttaaaaaaacagaCACCACTTACACGACGACAATTACATTGATTATCATGATTACACAGATGCACAATACAAAGTTACGACTGTTCATCGACGTCAAACCTATCAAAGGCaaatctttggaaaattttatagttttctttttttttttttttttttcataattatatcatatttttcatcataattatatcatatttttcatcatcacgaaaaaatcttctattaaaaaaatagaatataaaagataacgCTATATCTCCAAGGATTTGTATCTTTCACCATATTCGTGTCAAGAGCAACGTTAAAGTGATTatctaatcgatatttttcaaagcgCAGATGGTGCACGCTTGTTGGTGGTATTATTTCTCCAAATTTACGGAATTCATGGACAcggtatgtaaaaattatagattggAATAGATCGAATACTTCgtctcataaaaatttattccccCATTCTAAATTTATCCACTGATCATCGTCTTTGTAGATCTTCTTTGTATTAAGGAAGAAGAACGATCATGTGTCAATATTGCACGTTATTCACCATGGTTGCATGCCAATGTCAGTGTGGTTTGGCGTTAAATTCACACCAGGTAAgccttttttttactattttccaATAGTACTCGATAAATAGagctcgataaaaatattaattgcatcaaaagttttatctaaaatttttcactgatcaaataaaaataaatacaataaacgtTTGAAGAAGCTCAGAttggattaaatattcaaacaaacttatacaatttaaagttgatcgaatgtaaaaatatgaagtaatatttatgtataacttttgaaatatatgaacaaaatattatggcaaagattttagaatttagaaaaaagaaaataacttggaaaagaattttcaaaagaaaacttaacctttctatatatatatatatatatatattatatcgtacgTGTAATAAACATTCAATGCCACAAACttgtcatttaattatttttttctaggcGGTCATTCTACTTTCTTCGGACTCTTGAACACATTCGTTCACATAGTGATGTATACGTATTACCTGTTGGCCGCGATGGGTCCAAAATTACAACCATATCTTtggtggaaaaaatatttgaccgTCTTCCAAATGATCCAATTTGTCGCGGTAATGATCCACGCGTTCCAATTACTCTTCATCGACTGCAATTATCCGAAGGCATTCGTCTGGTGGATCGGCTTACATGCAACTATGTTCTTCTTCCTGTTCAACGAATTCTACCAGCAAAGCTACCAgcaaaagaagaggaaacaaACGATCACGAACGGCATGAAAAAAGATCATCAGCAGAATCATCAAACGAACGGCATGACGAATGGAGCAATGGGCAATTCGTCCGGAAGAAGAGACGCGGCCGATTATTACGTGAAAGGCGACAGCCTAGCCGCCTCGGAGCTCAATCTTAGGAAATCGTACACAACGACCGAGTGACCCGATCACGCTACGTTGTAGCCATCATCAAATTCATCTCGTCTTTTCTCATCGATTCCTCGAGTCGCATCCGGGCTTCGTTCCTTCGCCCTTCCATTCTAATGATCCTTCGGGTTCGAGTGGAGAAAACATTGAGTACAAAATTACTCTGCGATCGCGTTTGCGTGTATTCGTGAAAGGAGGTAGAAAGTAAGAGGGAAAGAGTGATACGAATCAATGTACAAAGGTAGTCCCGGATGTGTTACGACTCCAATGTCACGGATCCCTGGGCCTCCTGATTCAGGTATTCGTGATTCTTTTTCGGTTCGCTGTATGTACATTTACCATGCCCGACGAGAGATAATTTCGTTGTCGAATCATCCTCTGCCTCTCTCTTCGAATGCGAGAAAGAAAGCCGCCGTCTAATTGTAATTCGCATAGACTTGCAAACTTTTGATAAGATCTTTGGACAAAAATATAGGGGAAATTACATAAAGTGTTCATAATGTACATCGTTGTGATAATTTATAGAGATATTACGATATAGAGCGATAATCGAAGaatgataattgtttttttttttattgaccataatgaaattcaatagTAAAATGCAATCTTCGACATCTACATAAATAACGAACAATTCTCACTCTTATTAATGAGAACGTTTTTCGGGTGAAATTACCTGACTTTATTGTAATCtcatattttcattagattataaacattgttaaaaatcatttttctatttacataatgttcaaatatatatatatatatatatataatatatatatatatatatatatatataccaagaCGATAGCAATCCGCAAAATGTTTTTACTGTCATCGGTTTACGCGCGGTtctaagattatataaaaacaaggAATTATATAAGAGAGTTAACGGTGAGTCTtggattaaattatgtaacaaTGCCAGCGaccgtattttattatataattcggGAAGATCTCTTTTGCATTTTACCAGGATCCCGCGAGTATTAGAAAATTCAtactttattacttattcCAGAACTCGTGACCTTAATTGGGCCGATCTATGAAACACAATCTACGCACTTTCATGCCAAGTTTCATGGTTATATAAATGCCGCGGAAACTGGGTTTAAATTCATACCCGTATACAATGAATCGTCtaatattggaatataaaatttctccgattttaatttgaattgttataagtaaaaaaaaaaaaaaaaaatgtgccaATTATGAAGGAACAAACTttgcaataaagaaaaatctttcgttCAGGATtgtaattaagttaaaaagaaaaatttgttcatattaaaagtataggagaaattttaaattttaatgttaatgactcatcctatatatatatatatatataatggaattttataaataattaaaaattgcaagaaCATTATAACAAGATAATTAATGCaacgtgtatttttataaacatttttgattTGAGTTTTTTGATCATACATCATGccttatgattttaaatatattttaaatattcgaaattttgcgaatcttttattttcgcaTATAAAGggtatttatcataaattattgcttaaaaattattatttttactacaaTATAAGACGTTGGCGTACACATTCGATTTTGAGAGACATTTTATCTGCGCGGTAGCAGTACACACAGTGTAACATATTCATTGTACATAAAATACATCACCTATTTAATATGTTCGACTCAAAAGCCATTCAGTTGAAAttgaactaaaaaaaaaaaaacaaaaaaaaacaaaaaacaaaataaaaagaataatatatgcgaataaattaagaaattattaaacgaa includes the following:
- the LOC108000397 gene encoding elongation of very long chain fatty acids protein AAEL008004 isoform X1, with the translated sequence MSILMQYVDRFHEILDKHADQRTTNWFMMSSPFPTLFICLSYVYGVKVLGPKLMENRKPFQLKNVLIVYNLFQMVFSAWLFYESLMGGWWGHYSFHCQPVDYSDNPIAIRIGMSGWLTGDYSLRCQPVDYSDRPQVLRMVHACWWYYFSKFTEFMDTIFFVLRKKNDHVSILHVIHHGCMPMSVWFGVKFTPGGHSTFFGLLNTFVHIVMYTYYLLAAMGPKLQPYLWWKKYLTVFQMIQFVAVMIHAFQLLFIDCNYPKAFVWWIGLHATMFFFLFNEFYQQSYQQKKRKQTITNGMKKDHQQNHQTNGMTNGAMGNSSGRRDAADYYVKGDSLAASELNLRKSYTTTE
- the LOC108000397 gene encoding elongation of very long chain fatty acids protein AAEL008004 isoform X2, with product MSILMQYVDRFHEILDKHADQRTTNWFMMSSPFPTLFICLSYVYGVKVLGPKLMENRKPFQLKNVLIVYNLFQMVFSAWLFYEIGMSGWLTGDYSLRCQPVDYSDRPQVLRMVHACWWYYFSKFTEFMDTIFFVLRKKNDHVSILHVIHHGCMPMSVWFGVKFTPGGHSTFFGLLNTFVHIVMYTYYLLAAMGPKLQPYLWWKKYLTVFQMIQFVAVMIHAFQLLFIDCNYPKAFVWWIGLHATMFFFLFNEFYQQSYQQKKRKQTITNGMKKDHQQNHQTNGMTNGAMGNSSGRRDAADYYVKGDSLAASELNLRKSYTTTE
- the LOC108000397 gene encoding elongation of very long chain fatty acids protein AAEL008004 isoform X3, which translates into the protein MSILMQYVDRFHEILDKHADQRTTNWFMMSSPFPTLFICLSYVYGVKVLGPKLMENRKPFQLKNVLIVYNLFQMVFSAWLFYESLMGGWWGHYSFHCQPVDYSDNPIAIRMVHACWWYYFSKFTEFMDTIFFVLRKKNDHVSILHVIHHGCMPMSVWFGVKFTPGGHSTFFGLLNTFVHIVMYTYYLLAAMGPKLQPYLWWKKYLTVFQMIQFVAVMIHAFQLLFIDCNYPKAFVWWIGLHATMFFFLFNEFYQQSYQQKKRKQTITNGMKKDHQQNHQTNGMTNGAMGNSSGRRDAADYYVKGDSLAASELNLRKSYTTTE